A genome region from Ursus arctos isolate Adak ecotype North America unplaced genomic scaffold, UrsArc2.0 scaffold_18, whole genome shotgun sequence includes the following:
- the RALGDS gene encoding ral guanine nucleotide dissociation stimulator isoform X1 — translation MVQRMWAEAAGPAGAAEPLFPGSRRSRSVWDAVRLEVGGPDSCPVVLHSFTQLDPDLPRLESCTQEIGEELVNGVIYSISLRKVQAHHGTHKGQRWLGCENESALTLYETCKVRTVKAGTLEKLVEHLVPAFRDSDLSYVTVFLCTYRAFTTTQQVLDLLFKSRYGRRDALTASSRYGCILPYSDEDGGPQDQLKNAISSILGTWLDQYSEDFCQPPDFPCLKQLVAYVQLNMPGSDLERRAHLLLAQLEHAGPPEAEPEALSPAPAPAPVLKTAPELEPALAPTLLPAPELQTPPAPTPEPEAAPAPAPEPEAAPAPTPELEAAPAPTPEPEAALAPTPELEAAPTPTPEPEAALAPAPEPKPSLSQTLELEAAPAPGPPWPSPVAAENGLNEKPHLLAFPPDLVAEQFTLMDAELFKKVVPYHCLGSIWSQRDKKGKEHLAPSVRATVTQFNNVANCVITTCLGDRSVTARDRARVVEHWIEVARECRVLKNFSSLYAILSALQSNSIHRLKKTWEEVSRDSFRIFQKLSEIFSDENNYSLSRELLIKEGTSKFATLEMNPKRAQKRPKETGVIQGTVPYLGTFLTDLVMLDTAMKDYLYGRLINFEKRRKEFEVIAQIKLLQSACNNYSITPEEHFGAWFRAMERLSEAESYSLSCELEPPSESASNTLKAKKNAAIVKRWSDRQAPSTELSTSGSSHSKSCDQLRCGPYLSSGDLADALSVHSAGSSSSDVEEINMSFVPESPDGQEKKFWESTSQSSPETSGISSASSSTSSSSACTTPVAAARAHKRSVSGVCGCGASLPLYNQQVGDRCIIRVSLDVDNGNMYKSILVTSQDKAPAVIRKAMDKHNLDEDEPDDYELVQVISEDRKLKIPDNANVFYAMNSTANYDFVLKKRTFTKGAKVRHGASSTLPRMKQKGLKIAKGIF, via the exons ATGGTGCAGCGCATGTGGGCCGAGGCGGCCGGGCCTGCGGGCGCCGCCGAGCCACTGTTTCCGGGCTCCCGGCGGAGTCGCAGCGTGTGGGACGCCGTGCGCCTGGAGGTGGGCGGCCCCGATAGCTGCCCGGTGGTGCTGCACAGCTTCACGCAGCTCGACCCCGACCTGCCGCgcctggag AGCTGCACGCAGGAGATCGGCGAGGAGCTGGTCAACGGGGTCATCTACTCCATCTCCCTGCGAAAGGTGCAGGCGCACCATGGAACCCACAAGGGCCAGCGCTGGCTTGGG TGTGAAAACGAGTCCGCGCTGACGCTGTATGAGACCTGTAAGGTGCGGACGGTGAAAGCGGGCACGCTGGAGAAGCTGGTGGAGCACCTAGTGCCCGCCTTCCGGGACAGCGATCTCTCCTACGTCACTGTCTTCCTGTGCACCTACCGAGCCTTCACGACCACCCAGCAGGTCCTGGACCTGCTGTTCAAAAG CAGGTACGGTAGACGTGACGCCCTCACGGCCTCCTCTAGATACGGATGCATCCTCCCTTATTCTGACGAGGACGGCGGACCCCAGGACCAGTTGAAAAA TGCCATCTCCTCCattctgggcacctggctggaccagTACTCGGAGGACTTCTGTCAGCCCCCAGACTTTCCCTGCCTCAAGCAGCTGGTGGCCTACGTGCAGCTCAACATGCCTGGTTCTGACCTGGAGCGCCGTGCCCACCTTCTGCTGGCCCAGCTGGAGCACGCAGGGCCCCCGGAGGCTGAGCCCGAGg CTCTgtctccagctccagctccagcgcCAGTTCTAAAAACAGCTCCAGAACTAGAGCCAGCTTTAGCACCAACTCTCCTGCCTGCCCCAGAGCTCCAGACACCCCCGGCACCCACCCCAGAGCCCGAGGCAGCCCCAGCACCTGCTCCAGAGCCCGAGGCAGCCCCAGCACCCACCCCAGAGCTTGAGGCAGCCCCGGCACCCACCCCAGAGCCCGAGGCAGCCCTGGCACCCACCCCAGAGCTCGAGGCAGCCCCGACACCCACCCCAGAGCCAGAGGCAGCCCTGGCACCTGCTCCAGAGCCCAAACCATCTCTGTCACAAACTCTCGAGCTGGAGGCAGCTCCAGCACCCGGGCCTCCCTGGCCTTCACCTGTGGCTGCAGAAAATGGCCTGAATGAGAAGCCTCACCTCTTGGCCTTCCCTCCCGACCTGGTGGCAGAGCAGTTTACCCTGATGGATGCG gagctgttcaagaaggtGGTGCCCTACCACTGCCTGGGCTCCATCTGGTCGCAGAGGGACAAGAAGGGCAAGGAACACCTGGCTCCCAGCGTCCGGGCCACTGTCACCCAGTTCAACAACGTGGCCAACTgcgtcatcaccacctgcctggGGGACCGGAGTGTCACGGCCCGGGACAGGGCCagggtggtggagcactggatcgaAGTGGCCAGG GAGTGCCGCGTCCTCAAGAACTTCTCGTCTCTCTACGCCATCCTGTCAGCCCTACAGAGCAACTCCATCCACCGGCTGAAGAAGACGTGGGAAGAAGTTTCCAG GGACAGCTTCCGAATCTTCCAGAAGCTATCGGAGATCTTCTCGGATGAGAACAACTATTCTCTGAGCAGAGAGCTGCTCATCAAG GAGGGGACCTCCAAGTTTGCCACCCTGGAGATGAACCCCAAGAGAGCCCAGAAACGGCCAAAGGAGACG GGTGTCATCCAGGGCACTGTTCCCTACCTGGGCACGTTCCTCACAGACCTGGTGATGCTGGACACCGCGATGAAGGACTATCTGTAT GGGAGACTGATCAACTTcgagaagaggaggaag GAATTCGAAGTGATCGCCCAGATCAAGCTGCTACAGTCGGCATGTAACAACTACAGCATCACGCCCGAGGAGCACTTCGGGGCCTGGTTCCGGGCCATGGAGCGGCTGAGCGAGGCGGAGAG CTACAGCCTGTCCTGTGAGCTGGAGCCCCCCTCCGAGTCGGCCAGCAACACGCTCAAGGCCAAGAAGAACGCGGCCATCGTCAAGCGCTGGAGCGA CCGCCAGGCCCCCAGCACGGAGCTCAGTACCAGCGGCAGCTCGCACTCCAAGTCCTGTGACCAGCTCAGGTGCGGCCCCTACCTCAGCAGCGGGGACCTTGCCGACGCCCTCAGCGTCCACTCGGCCGGCTCCTCGAGCTCCGACGTGGAGGAGATCAACATGAGCTTTGTCCCAGAGTCCCCCGATGGTCAGGAAAAAAAG TTCTGGGAGTCGACCTCCCAGTCGTCCCCGGAGACATCCGGCATCAGCTCGGCCTCCAGCagcacctcctcctcctcagcctgcACCACGCCCGTGGCCGCCGCGCGTGCGCACAAGCGCTCCGTGTCCGGGGTCTGCGGCTGCGGCGCCTCGCTGCCGCTCTACAACCAGCAGGTGGGCGACCGCTGCATCATCCGCGTCAGCCTGGACGTGGACAACGGCAACATGTACAAGAGCATCCTG GTAACCAGCCAAGATAAGGCTCCGGCCGTGATCCGCAAGGCCATGGACAAACACAACCTGGACGAGGATGAGCCAGACGACTACGAGCTGGTGCAGGTTATTTCCGAAGATCGGA AGCTGAAGATCCCTGACAACGCCAACGTGTTCTATGCCATGAACTCCACCGCCAACTATGACTTTGTCCTAAAGAAACGGACCTTCACAAAGGGGGCAAAGGTCAGGCATGGCGCCAGCTCAACTCTTCCTCGCATGAAGCAGAAGGGACTCAAGATTGCCAAGGGCATCTTCTGA
- the RALGDS gene encoding ral guanine nucleotide dissociation stimulator isoform X2 translates to MVQRMWAEAAGPAGAAEPLFPGSRRSRSVWDAVRLEVGGPDSCPVVLHSFTQLDPDLPRLESCTQEIGEELVNGVIYSISLRKVQAHHGTHKGQRWLGCENESALTLYETCKVRTVKAGTLEKLVEHLVPAFRDSDLSYVTVFLCTYRAFTTTQQVLDLLFKRYGRRDALTASSRYGCILPYSDEDGGPQDQLKNAISSILGTWLDQYSEDFCQPPDFPCLKQLVAYVQLNMPGSDLERRAHLLLAQLEHAGPPEAEPEALSPAPAPAPVLKTAPELEPALAPTLLPAPELQTPPAPTPEPEAAPAPAPEPEAAPAPTPELEAAPAPTPEPEAALAPTPELEAAPTPTPEPEAALAPAPEPKPSLSQTLELEAAPAPGPPWPSPVAAENGLNEKPHLLAFPPDLVAEQFTLMDAELFKKVVPYHCLGSIWSQRDKKGKEHLAPSVRATVTQFNNVANCVITTCLGDRSVTARDRARVVEHWIEVARECRVLKNFSSLYAILSALQSNSIHRLKKTWEEVSRDSFRIFQKLSEIFSDENNYSLSRELLIKEGTSKFATLEMNPKRAQKRPKETGVIQGTVPYLGTFLTDLVMLDTAMKDYLYGRLINFEKRRKEFEVIAQIKLLQSACNNYSITPEEHFGAWFRAMERLSEAESYSLSCELEPPSESASNTLKAKKNAAIVKRWSDRQAPSTELSTSGSSHSKSCDQLRCGPYLSSGDLADALSVHSAGSSSSDVEEINMSFVPESPDGQEKKFWESTSQSSPETSGISSASSSTSSSSACTTPVAAARAHKRSVSGVCGCGASLPLYNQQVGDRCIIRVSLDVDNGNMYKSILVTSQDKAPAVIRKAMDKHNLDEDEPDDYELVQVISEDRKLKIPDNANVFYAMNSTANYDFVLKKRTFTKGAKVRHGASSTLPRMKQKGLKIAKGIF, encoded by the exons ATGGTGCAGCGCATGTGGGCCGAGGCGGCCGGGCCTGCGGGCGCCGCCGAGCCACTGTTTCCGGGCTCCCGGCGGAGTCGCAGCGTGTGGGACGCCGTGCGCCTGGAGGTGGGCGGCCCCGATAGCTGCCCGGTGGTGCTGCACAGCTTCACGCAGCTCGACCCCGACCTGCCGCgcctggag AGCTGCACGCAGGAGATCGGCGAGGAGCTGGTCAACGGGGTCATCTACTCCATCTCCCTGCGAAAGGTGCAGGCGCACCATGGAACCCACAAGGGCCAGCGCTGGCTTGGG TGTGAAAACGAGTCCGCGCTGACGCTGTATGAGACCTGTAAGGTGCGGACGGTGAAAGCGGGCACGCTGGAGAAGCTGGTGGAGCACCTAGTGCCCGCCTTCCGGGACAGCGATCTCTCCTACGTCACTGTCTTCCTGTGCACCTACCGAGCCTTCACGACCACCCAGCAGGTCCTGGACCTGCTGTTCAAAAG GTACGGTAGACGTGACGCCCTCACGGCCTCCTCTAGATACGGATGCATCCTCCCTTATTCTGACGAGGACGGCGGACCCCAGGACCAGTTGAAAAA TGCCATCTCCTCCattctgggcacctggctggaccagTACTCGGAGGACTTCTGTCAGCCCCCAGACTTTCCCTGCCTCAAGCAGCTGGTGGCCTACGTGCAGCTCAACATGCCTGGTTCTGACCTGGAGCGCCGTGCCCACCTTCTGCTGGCCCAGCTGGAGCACGCAGGGCCCCCGGAGGCTGAGCCCGAGg CTCTgtctccagctccagctccagcgcCAGTTCTAAAAACAGCTCCAGAACTAGAGCCAGCTTTAGCACCAACTCTCCTGCCTGCCCCAGAGCTCCAGACACCCCCGGCACCCACCCCAGAGCCCGAGGCAGCCCCAGCACCTGCTCCAGAGCCCGAGGCAGCCCCAGCACCCACCCCAGAGCTTGAGGCAGCCCCGGCACCCACCCCAGAGCCCGAGGCAGCCCTGGCACCCACCCCAGAGCTCGAGGCAGCCCCGACACCCACCCCAGAGCCAGAGGCAGCCCTGGCACCTGCTCCAGAGCCCAAACCATCTCTGTCACAAACTCTCGAGCTGGAGGCAGCTCCAGCACCCGGGCCTCCCTGGCCTTCACCTGTGGCTGCAGAAAATGGCCTGAATGAGAAGCCTCACCTCTTGGCCTTCCCTCCCGACCTGGTGGCAGAGCAGTTTACCCTGATGGATGCG gagctgttcaagaaggtGGTGCCCTACCACTGCCTGGGCTCCATCTGGTCGCAGAGGGACAAGAAGGGCAAGGAACACCTGGCTCCCAGCGTCCGGGCCACTGTCACCCAGTTCAACAACGTGGCCAACTgcgtcatcaccacctgcctggGGGACCGGAGTGTCACGGCCCGGGACAGGGCCagggtggtggagcactggatcgaAGTGGCCAGG GAGTGCCGCGTCCTCAAGAACTTCTCGTCTCTCTACGCCATCCTGTCAGCCCTACAGAGCAACTCCATCCACCGGCTGAAGAAGACGTGGGAAGAAGTTTCCAG GGACAGCTTCCGAATCTTCCAGAAGCTATCGGAGATCTTCTCGGATGAGAACAACTATTCTCTGAGCAGAGAGCTGCTCATCAAG GAGGGGACCTCCAAGTTTGCCACCCTGGAGATGAACCCCAAGAGAGCCCAGAAACGGCCAAAGGAGACG GGTGTCATCCAGGGCACTGTTCCCTACCTGGGCACGTTCCTCACAGACCTGGTGATGCTGGACACCGCGATGAAGGACTATCTGTAT GGGAGACTGATCAACTTcgagaagaggaggaag GAATTCGAAGTGATCGCCCAGATCAAGCTGCTACAGTCGGCATGTAACAACTACAGCATCACGCCCGAGGAGCACTTCGGGGCCTGGTTCCGGGCCATGGAGCGGCTGAGCGAGGCGGAGAG CTACAGCCTGTCCTGTGAGCTGGAGCCCCCCTCCGAGTCGGCCAGCAACACGCTCAAGGCCAAGAAGAACGCGGCCATCGTCAAGCGCTGGAGCGA CCGCCAGGCCCCCAGCACGGAGCTCAGTACCAGCGGCAGCTCGCACTCCAAGTCCTGTGACCAGCTCAGGTGCGGCCCCTACCTCAGCAGCGGGGACCTTGCCGACGCCCTCAGCGTCCACTCGGCCGGCTCCTCGAGCTCCGACGTGGAGGAGATCAACATGAGCTTTGTCCCAGAGTCCCCCGATGGTCAGGAAAAAAAG TTCTGGGAGTCGACCTCCCAGTCGTCCCCGGAGACATCCGGCATCAGCTCGGCCTCCAGCagcacctcctcctcctcagcctgcACCACGCCCGTGGCCGCCGCGCGTGCGCACAAGCGCTCCGTGTCCGGGGTCTGCGGCTGCGGCGCCTCGCTGCCGCTCTACAACCAGCAGGTGGGCGACCGCTGCATCATCCGCGTCAGCCTGGACGTGGACAACGGCAACATGTACAAGAGCATCCTG GTAACCAGCCAAGATAAGGCTCCGGCCGTGATCCGCAAGGCCATGGACAAACACAACCTGGACGAGGATGAGCCAGACGACTACGAGCTGGTGCAGGTTATTTCCGAAGATCGGA AGCTGAAGATCCCTGACAACGCCAACGTGTTCTATGCCATGAACTCCACCGCCAACTATGACTTTGTCCTAAAGAAACGGACCTTCACAAAGGGGGCAAAGGTCAGGCATGGCGCCAGCTCAACTCTTCCTCGCATGAAGCAGAAGGGACTCAAGATTGCCAAGGGCATCTTCTGA
- the RALGDS gene encoding ral guanine nucleotide dissociation stimulator isoform X4 yields MCLQAGSGAPVAPSLLPVPAAPWQPGVGRPPGHSPSRSCTQEIGEELVNGVIYSISLRKVQAHHGTHKGQRWLGCENESALTLYETCKVRTVKAGTLEKLVEHLVPAFRDSDLSYVTVFLCTYRAFTTTQQVLDLLFKSRYGRRDALTASSRYGCILPYSDEDGGPQDQLKNAISSILGTWLDQYSEDFCQPPDFPCLKQLVAYVQLNMPGSDLERRAHLLLAQLEHAGPPEAEPEALSPAPAPAPVLKTAPELEPALAPTLLPAPELQTPPAPTPEPEAAPAPAPEPEAAPAPTPELEAAPAPTPEPEAALAPTPELEAAPTPTPEPEAALAPAPEPKPSLSQTLELEAAPAPGPPWPSPVAAENGLNEKPHLLAFPPDLVAEQFTLMDAELFKKVVPYHCLGSIWSQRDKKGKEHLAPSVRATVTQFNNVANCVITTCLGDRSVTARDRARVVEHWIEVARECRVLKNFSSLYAILSALQSNSIHRLKKTWEEVSRDSFRIFQKLSEIFSDENNYSLSRELLIKEGTSKFATLEMNPKRAQKRPKETGVIQGTVPYLGTFLTDLVMLDTAMKDYLYGRLINFEKRRKEFEVIAQIKLLQSACNNYSITPEEHFGAWFRAMERLSEAESYSLSCELEPPSESASNTLKAKKNAAIVKRWSDRQAPSTELSTSGSSHSKSCDQLRCGPYLSSGDLADALSVHSAGSSSSDVEEINMSFVPESPDGQEKKFWESTSQSSPETSGISSASSSTSSSSACTTPVAAARAHKRSVSGVCGCGASLPLYNQQVGDRCIIRVSLDVDNGNMYKSILVTSQDKAPAVIRKAMDKHNLDEDEPDDYELVQVISEDRKLKIPDNANVFYAMNSTANYDFVLKKRTFTKGAKVRHGASSTLPRMKQKGLKIAKGIF; encoded by the exons AGCTGCACGCAGGAGATCGGCGAGGAGCTGGTCAACGGGGTCATCTACTCCATCTCCCTGCGAAAGGTGCAGGCGCACCATGGAACCCACAAGGGCCAGCGCTGGCTTGGG TGTGAAAACGAGTCCGCGCTGACGCTGTATGAGACCTGTAAGGTGCGGACGGTGAAAGCGGGCACGCTGGAGAAGCTGGTGGAGCACCTAGTGCCCGCCTTCCGGGACAGCGATCTCTCCTACGTCACTGTCTTCCTGTGCACCTACCGAGCCTTCACGACCACCCAGCAGGTCCTGGACCTGCTGTTCAAAAG CAGGTACGGTAGACGTGACGCCCTCACGGCCTCCTCTAGATACGGATGCATCCTCCCTTATTCTGACGAGGACGGCGGACCCCAGGACCAGTTGAAAAA TGCCATCTCCTCCattctgggcacctggctggaccagTACTCGGAGGACTTCTGTCAGCCCCCAGACTTTCCCTGCCTCAAGCAGCTGGTGGCCTACGTGCAGCTCAACATGCCTGGTTCTGACCTGGAGCGCCGTGCCCACCTTCTGCTGGCCCAGCTGGAGCACGCAGGGCCCCCGGAGGCTGAGCCCGAGg CTCTgtctccagctccagctccagcgcCAGTTCTAAAAACAGCTCCAGAACTAGAGCCAGCTTTAGCACCAACTCTCCTGCCTGCCCCAGAGCTCCAGACACCCCCGGCACCCACCCCAGAGCCCGAGGCAGCCCCAGCACCTGCTCCAGAGCCCGAGGCAGCCCCAGCACCCACCCCAGAGCTTGAGGCAGCCCCGGCACCCACCCCAGAGCCCGAGGCAGCCCTGGCACCCACCCCAGAGCTCGAGGCAGCCCCGACACCCACCCCAGAGCCAGAGGCAGCCCTGGCACCTGCTCCAGAGCCCAAACCATCTCTGTCACAAACTCTCGAGCTGGAGGCAGCTCCAGCACCCGGGCCTCCCTGGCCTTCACCTGTGGCTGCAGAAAATGGCCTGAATGAGAAGCCTCACCTCTTGGCCTTCCCTCCCGACCTGGTGGCAGAGCAGTTTACCCTGATGGATGCG gagctgttcaagaaggtGGTGCCCTACCACTGCCTGGGCTCCATCTGGTCGCAGAGGGACAAGAAGGGCAAGGAACACCTGGCTCCCAGCGTCCGGGCCACTGTCACCCAGTTCAACAACGTGGCCAACTgcgtcatcaccacctgcctggGGGACCGGAGTGTCACGGCCCGGGACAGGGCCagggtggtggagcactggatcgaAGTGGCCAGG GAGTGCCGCGTCCTCAAGAACTTCTCGTCTCTCTACGCCATCCTGTCAGCCCTACAGAGCAACTCCATCCACCGGCTGAAGAAGACGTGGGAAGAAGTTTCCAG GGACAGCTTCCGAATCTTCCAGAAGCTATCGGAGATCTTCTCGGATGAGAACAACTATTCTCTGAGCAGAGAGCTGCTCATCAAG GAGGGGACCTCCAAGTTTGCCACCCTGGAGATGAACCCCAAGAGAGCCCAGAAACGGCCAAAGGAGACG GGTGTCATCCAGGGCACTGTTCCCTACCTGGGCACGTTCCTCACAGACCTGGTGATGCTGGACACCGCGATGAAGGACTATCTGTAT GGGAGACTGATCAACTTcgagaagaggaggaag GAATTCGAAGTGATCGCCCAGATCAAGCTGCTACAGTCGGCATGTAACAACTACAGCATCACGCCCGAGGAGCACTTCGGGGCCTGGTTCCGGGCCATGGAGCGGCTGAGCGAGGCGGAGAG CTACAGCCTGTCCTGTGAGCTGGAGCCCCCCTCCGAGTCGGCCAGCAACACGCTCAAGGCCAAGAAGAACGCGGCCATCGTCAAGCGCTGGAGCGA CCGCCAGGCCCCCAGCACGGAGCTCAGTACCAGCGGCAGCTCGCACTCCAAGTCCTGTGACCAGCTCAGGTGCGGCCCCTACCTCAGCAGCGGGGACCTTGCCGACGCCCTCAGCGTCCACTCGGCCGGCTCCTCGAGCTCCGACGTGGAGGAGATCAACATGAGCTTTGTCCCAGAGTCCCCCGATGGTCAGGAAAAAAAG TTCTGGGAGTCGACCTCCCAGTCGTCCCCGGAGACATCCGGCATCAGCTCGGCCTCCAGCagcacctcctcctcctcagcctgcACCACGCCCGTGGCCGCCGCGCGTGCGCACAAGCGCTCCGTGTCCGGGGTCTGCGGCTGCGGCGCCTCGCTGCCGCTCTACAACCAGCAGGTGGGCGACCGCTGCATCATCCGCGTCAGCCTGGACGTGGACAACGGCAACATGTACAAGAGCATCCTG GTAACCAGCCAAGATAAGGCTCCGGCCGTGATCCGCAAGGCCATGGACAAACACAACCTGGACGAGGATGAGCCAGACGACTACGAGCTGGTGCAGGTTATTTCCGAAGATCGGA AGCTGAAGATCCCTGACAACGCCAACGTGTTCTATGCCATGAACTCCACCGCCAACTATGACTTTGTCCTAAAGAAACGGACCTTCACAAAGGGGGCAAAGGTCAGGCATGGCGCCAGCTCAACTCTTCCTCGCATGAAGCAGAAGGGACTCAAGATTGCCAAGGGCATCTTCTGA
- the RALGDS gene encoding ral guanine nucleotide dissociation stimulator isoform X8, with protein MVQRMWAEAAGPAGAAEPLFPGSRRSRSVWDAVRLEVGGPDSCPVVLHSFTQLDPDLPRLESCTQEIGEELVNGVIYSISLRKVQAHHGTHKGQRWLGCENESALTLYETCKVRTVKAGTLEKLVEHLVPAFRDSDLSYVTVFLCTYRAFTTTQQVLDLLFKSRYGRRDALTASSRYGCILPYSDEDGGPQDQLKNAISSILGTWLDQYSEDFCQPPDFPCLKQLVAYVQLNMPGSDLERRAHLLLAQLEHAGPPEAEPEALSPAPAPAPVLKTAPELEPALAPTLLPAPELQTPPAPTPEPEAAPAPAPEPEAAPAPTPELEAAPAPTPEPEAALAPTPELEAAPTPTPEPEAALAPAPEPKPSLSQTLELEAAPAPGPPWPSPVAAENGLNEKPHLLAFPPDLVAEQFTLMDAELFKKVVPYHCLGSIWSQRDKKGKEHLAPSVRATVTQFNNVANCVITTCLGDRSVTARDRARVVEHWIEVARECRVLKNFSSLYAILSALQSNSIHRLKKTWEEVSRDSFRIFQKLSEIFSDENNYSLSRELLIKEGTSKFATLEMNPKRAQKRPKETGVIQGTVPYLGTFLTDLVMLDTAMKDYLYGRLINFEKRRKEFEVIAQIKLLQSACNNYSITPEEHFGAWFRAMERLSEAESYSLSCELEPPSESASNTLKAKKNAAIVKRWSDRQAPSTELSTSGSSHSKSCDQLRCGPYLSSGDLADALSVHSAGSSSSDVEEINMSFVPESPDGQEKKPAPRPWPPRVRTSAPCPGSAAAAPRCRSTTSRWATAASSASAWTWTTATCTRASW; from the exons ATGGTGCAGCGCATGTGGGCCGAGGCGGCCGGGCCTGCGGGCGCCGCCGAGCCACTGTTTCCGGGCTCCCGGCGGAGTCGCAGCGTGTGGGACGCCGTGCGCCTGGAGGTGGGCGGCCCCGATAGCTGCCCGGTGGTGCTGCACAGCTTCACGCAGCTCGACCCCGACCTGCCGCgcctggag AGCTGCACGCAGGAGATCGGCGAGGAGCTGGTCAACGGGGTCATCTACTCCATCTCCCTGCGAAAGGTGCAGGCGCACCATGGAACCCACAAGGGCCAGCGCTGGCTTGGG TGTGAAAACGAGTCCGCGCTGACGCTGTATGAGACCTGTAAGGTGCGGACGGTGAAAGCGGGCACGCTGGAGAAGCTGGTGGAGCACCTAGTGCCCGCCTTCCGGGACAGCGATCTCTCCTACGTCACTGTCTTCCTGTGCACCTACCGAGCCTTCACGACCACCCAGCAGGTCCTGGACCTGCTGTTCAAAAG CAGGTACGGTAGACGTGACGCCCTCACGGCCTCCTCTAGATACGGATGCATCCTCCCTTATTCTGACGAGGACGGCGGACCCCAGGACCAGTTGAAAAA TGCCATCTCCTCCattctgggcacctggctggaccagTACTCGGAGGACTTCTGTCAGCCCCCAGACTTTCCCTGCCTCAAGCAGCTGGTGGCCTACGTGCAGCTCAACATGCCTGGTTCTGACCTGGAGCGCCGTGCCCACCTTCTGCTGGCCCAGCTGGAGCACGCAGGGCCCCCGGAGGCTGAGCCCGAGg CTCTgtctccagctccagctccagcgcCAGTTCTAAAAACAGCTCCAGAACTAGAGCCAGCTTTAGCACCAACTCTCCTGCCTGCCCCAGAGCTCCAGACACCCCCGGCACCCACCCCAGAGCCCGAGGCAGCCCCAGCACCTGCTCCAGAGCCCGAGGCAGCCCCAGCACCCACCCCAGAGCTTGAGGCAGCCCCGGCACCCACCCCAGAGCCCGAGGCAGCCCTGGCACCCACCCCAGAGCTCGAGGCAGCCCCGACACCCACCCCAGAGCCAGAGGCAGCCCTGGCACCTGCTCCAGAGCCCAAACCATCTCTGTCACAAACTCTCGAGCTGGAGGCAGCTCCAGCACCCGGGCCTCCCTGGCCTTCACCTGTGGCTGCAGAAAATGGCCTGAATGAGAAGCCTCACCTCTTGGCCTTCCCTCCCGACCTGGTGGCAGAGCAGTTTACCCTGATGGATGCG gagctgttcaagaaggtGGTGCCCTACCACTGCCTGGGCTCCATCTGGTCGCAGAGGGACAAGAAGGGCAAGGAACACCTGGCTCCCAGCGTCCGGGCCACTGTCACCCAGTTCAACAACGTGGCCAACTgcgtcatcaccacctgcctggGGGACCGGAGTGTCACGGCCCGGGACAGGGCCagggtggtggagcactggatcgaAGTGGCCAGG GAGTGCCGCGTCCTCAAGAACTTCTCGTCTCTCTACGCCATCCTGTCAGCCCTACAGAGCAACTCCATCCACCGGCTGAAGAAGACGTGGGAAGAAGTTTCCAG GGACAGCTTCCGAATCTTCCAGAAGCTATCGGAGATCTTCTCGGATGAGAACAACTATTCTCTGAGCAGAGAGCTGCTCATCAAG GAGGGGACCTCCAAGTTTGCCACCCTGGAGATGAACCCCAAGAGAGCCCAGAAACGGCCAAAGGAGACG GGTGTCATCCAGGGCACTGTTCCCTACCTGGGCACGTTCCTCACAGACCTGGTGATGCTGGACACCGCGATGAAGGACTATCTGTAT GGGAGACTGATCAACTTcgagaagaggaggaag GAATTCGAAGTGATCGCCCAGATCAAGCTGCTACAGTCGGCATGTAACAACTACAGCATCACGCCCGAGGAGCACTTCGGGGCCTGGTTCCGGGCCATGGAGCGGCTGAGCGAGGCGGAGAG CTACAGCCTGTCCTGTGAGCTGGAGCCCCCCTCCGAGTCGGCCAGCAACACGCTCAAGGCCAAGAAGAACGCGGCCATCGTCAAGCGCTGGAGCGA CCGCCAGGCCCCCAGCACGGAGCTCAGTACCAGCGGCAGCTCGCACTCCAAGTCCTGTGACCAGCTCAGGTGCGGCCCCTACCTCAGCAGCGGGGACCTTGCCGACGCCCTCAGCGTCCACTCGGCCGGCTCCTCGAGCTCCGACGTGGAGGAGATCAACATGAGCTTTGTCCCAGAGTCCCCCGATGGTCAGGAAAAAAAG cctgcACCACGCCCGTGGCCGCCGCGCGTGCGCACAAGCGCTCCGTGTCCGGGGTCTGCGGCTGCGGCGCCTCGCTGCCGCTCTACAACCAGCAGGTGGGCGACCGCTGCATCATCCGCGTCAGCCTGGACGTGGACAACGGCAACATGTACAAGAGCATCCTG GTAA